The window ATTCCTAAATTCTTAATGGCCAATGGTAAAAATACTTAAGTAACATGATTGTTGGTGtaataatattgttttgggaTATATATATTTGGGATTATATTGTTGTCCCTATTCTATAATTTTTCTGTAACAACATTCCGAATAATGACGCACAATCGTCATTGTTTGTCATTGTTATCTTCCTTAAGGTCAGTTAGTTAAGATGCTTCTATACACTGAAGTGACCAGATATCTTGACTTCAAAGTGGTTGAGGGAAGCTTCGTGTATAAAGGGGGGAAAATCTATAAAGTGCCCTCTACTGAGACAGAGGCACTGGCTTCAAGTAAGTACAGCtacactggaaaaaaaattgGTGTATGAACAATTTTTTACTCAGATATTGCTCGTAAATTTCAGAAATAATTACAAAAGAAATGgtaagtaacacattgaattaaagtgaaatttttaagtagaaagactgacatagtattttcttgtcaaatgtactccaataatcttttatttataacttaaaaaagaaaaactataGCATTTTTAGATTGTCTCTAGGAATAAATCAAGAATGATTGTTTTTGATAGTAAAAATGCATACTTGTATAGTTGACACAAAACATGTGTTGCTTAGACCTAATGGGAATGTTTGAGAAGAGACGTTTCCGGAAGTTCCTAGTTTTTGTCGCCAACTTTGATGAGAACGACCCCAAGACCTTTGAGGGCGTTGATCCCAAACTCACAACGATGGGAGAAGTGTACAAGAAGTTTGACTTAGGACAGGACGTCGTAGACTTCACGGGACATGCCCTCGCCCTCTACAGGACAGATGAGTAAGTGTCGCCAGTGTTAAAAAACCTCacaggcccggtttcacagacagggcttagattaaactaggattaggccttagttcaattagggcaaaCATTTCTGGTGtccatcttgagacaaaacaatggcactgacaaatatgtattttagtctgggactaggcttaagccttgtctgtgaaaccgggggatagTGTATGTAagtcttattataaaacatttaaggCAAGAAACTACTGGAAAAACCATTGTTTTACtcattaaaaattgttttaccTCACGTCATTtatttgcatctgtagatttcaataACACATCTTTTCTAAAGGCCgtttttattcctatctatattctgaaggtttttacagagagaCCTATTCATATATCATTTGCttaatttataaaacattttattctttaaaacatGCGCTGTATCCAAAATCAAATACTTCCCTCCTATATAGTATGCAAAAAAAACAGTACGGcaaagagtagtatgtccgaatacaGAGTAGTATGTCCCCAGATGACCTACCGCTTCCGCTGAGATTCTAAAGTGTGCATTCGATGGAcattttactatcccatgaagccactggagaggatttatgaatggatgTGAAGCAAAGCAaatgacgctggtaggtcatgtgacagtagAAATATGGTGGATGGTCGATATATGGTCGACCCATATTCACACTATATAGAACGTTCTTTTTTATAATCACGcagtaaattcaaatgtagtacctactctaGACAGTACGAGATTTCGGACAACGAtggtgatttttattttttacagtatttatttttttttttaatctgatttACAGAGTGATAAAAAAAGATATATCCAAAATACCCTCTGTAAAAAACTTGAACGTCAACAGCAACTGCGGAAGTATGATGATATCTATTATCTATTCACCTGTTGTGGCTTGCTTTAATGCCAGCAAATGACAATGAATTCTTTTGCATTGATGACAaattaattgaattgaattccTCCTAGTTACCTGGAGCAGCCATGTCTGGAGACCATCAATAGGATCAAACTCTACAGTGAATCTCTGGCACGTTACGGGAAGAGCCCCTACCTGTACCCCCTGTACGGATTGGGGGAGCTGCCTCAGGGGTTTGCTAGGTTAGTCGCTCAACCCACACCcaatcatttttaaaggtgccctagaatcaaaaattgaatttaccttagcatagttaaataacaagagttcagtacatggaaatgatatacagtgagtctcaaactccattgtttcctccttcttatgtaaatctcatttatttaaaagacctccaaaaaacaggcgaatctcaacaaaacactgactgttacgtaacagtcgggatcattaatatgtacgcccccaatatttgcatatgccagctcatgttcaaggcattacacaagggcagccagtattaacgtctggatctgtgcacagctgaatcaccagactaggtaagcaaacaaggacaacagtgaaaaatggcagatggagcaataataactgacatgatccatgatatcatgatttttttagtgatatttgtaaattgtctttctaaatgtttcgttagcatattgctaatgtactgttaaatgtggttaaagttaccatcgtttattactgtattcacggagacaagagagccgtcactattttcatttttaaacacttgcagtctgtataattcataaacacaacttcattctttataaatctctccaacagtgtgtaatgttagctttagccacggaccactatcaaactcattcagaatcaaatgtaaacatccaaataaatactatactcacatgatccaaagcatgcatgcagcatgcatgacgaacattttgtaaagatccatttgagggttatattagctgtgtgaactttgtttatgcactgttttatatgttttatggGTTGGggggaattaaaggggccgcagcctgaattggtgcatagttaatgatgccccaaaataggcagttaaaaaaataataaaaaaaaatctatggggtattttgagctgaaacttcacagacacattcaggggacaccttagacttatattacatcttgtgaaagaacgttcttgggcacctttaagaaatcaTGTGTTGAGCGTCACTGTGATGTTAAAAACGGGCTTTTTGAACTTACAGGTTAAGTGCAATTTATGGAGGAACCTACATGCTGAACAAACCAGTGGATGAGATAGTGATGGAGGGAGGACATGTGGTGGGCGTGAAATCGGAGGGAGaggtacatttttttgttttgtgggaTTGTGGGATATGACCATAAgctgtaaaaattaaaaaaaagatggacgacatGTCTTCACTTCCTTCCACTGTagaaaaataaagccaaaatatCCCAGAAATGGCCGCTGCCATCTTGTGCTGATGACGTCATTTGGAGCCAGAGTCTGTGCGGTAGCAATCGTGAGGTGGAGCCGCGGTATCAAGGTCCCGCCCATACTCCCGCAGACTCAATCGCAAgcaaagctgtcaatcatgacgctACACCTCATTTTtgtagcatcaaataactaactaaaatgaacatttgaaCATATATCAGCATcataaaaaaagtgaaagttacatgtgaaggccaagtatggtaacccatactcggaatgtatcctctgcatttaacccatccaagttagtgcacacacattaggagcagTGTGCAGCCGTTTTGGTGTGGCGCCcggggagcgattgggggttaggtgccttgctcatgAGCACCTCAGTCATCTCCTGCCGGTATTGAGAATCGAACCCGCAACCTtcgggttaccagtctgactctctagACCATTAGGCCAGAACTACCTAAATGACAAAAACCATCTTTGGGAGAAAATTGAAatgcaatttttgtttttgtttggctCACATCCCATTAGTTTACTTGGAGAGGGCGgagtttatgacctatactgcagccagccaccagggggctatcaaaaatgttttggcttcacttttcaggacgtgtGCGGCACACTTGGataaaacaaacttattttattgaaaaaaatttaataaaatgatttattattgcAAAGTGACAATGCGTGGATTTTCTTAGGAAAAGTTTGAGACATAATTTATGTTTGAATTTGCTTTTCCAAGGTTGCCCGCTGCAAACAGCTCATCTGTGACCCAAGCTACATCCCGGACCGCGTGCACAAAGTCGGCCAGGTGATCCGGGTCATCTGCGTCCTCAGCCATCCCATTAAAAACACTAATGATGCCAATTCCTGCCAGATCATCATCCCTCAAAACCAGGTTAACCGCAAATCAGGTTAGTGATACCACTTGTTGATTCTTGTgatttttgtataaaatatagcagttttgtgaatatttgcagAGAATGTTTGGCGGGATAAACCATCACTATAAAGATGTATATGCATTAAGGTATGCACTACTGTGCAGACACCACTAGAGGGTGCTGCTTTCATTTCAAAAATAAGCTGAGCTGTCATGcttattttgttgttatttgcaTGTAGATATCTATGTTTGCATGATCTCCTACGCCCATAACGTGGCGGCTCAGGGGAAATACATTGCCATCGCAAGCACCACTGTGGAAACCTCTGATCCTGAAGCTGAAATCGAACCTGCTCTGGAACTCCTCGAGCCCATTGACCAAAAGTCAGTTTACTTTGCTTTCTATACTGTTTATAATAGTAAAGAAAAATACCTTAATAACAGTTCAACAGCACATTTGCGAGTatgatattgcttttatacaacaggtttgtaaatattataaaaaatcttttaataaaAGTTAATATCAAGTAACGTGgtttagaaaaaaatgattaattagtATATTtagtaaaaacaacaacaaaaaacatggtaacactatacaataaggttcattagttaacattagttaagtacattagttaacatgaactaataatgaactgcacttatacagcatttattaatctttgttcatgttaatttcagcatttactaatgaattattaaaatcttgttaacatcaattaatgcactgtgaactaacatgaacaaacaatgaacaactgtgttttcattaactaacattaacgaagattagtaaatacagtaacaaatatattactcatggttaattcatgttagttaatacattaactaatgtttaactaatgaaccttattgtaaagcgttACCAAAAACACTCTTCACTAAACAAACACAGCActgatcacattaaattaaTTGACCAGAGCTATAAACATGCATATATCATACTAATCAAAGCATAAATGCAaaggtttttttattattattttgtcatttttacaggTTTGTGGCCATCAGTGACATGTATGAACCCACAGATGATGGTACAGACAGTCAGGTCAGCTTCgtacaatgttattttagtattctttatatactgttattgtatttattcatattttatttttatattttcagttttagttttagtaattttatgtgcttttgtcaattttattagtaatttaaaaaaatatataaatatatatttatctttatttttatttcagttttagtaattttagtactttaaattaaatgtattttatttcagttagtttccAGGAAAACATTactaattttgaattttttttttttaaagtttatcatgtaatatttatattttatttcagcttcaaCAAAAACGATTtcaatagttttagttaacaataacaacactagCTTTACAGTCATTTTATTGTTCACTTGGCACCAATCAGAAATATAACcagttttgatgtcatttttccAGATATTTGCCTCACGGTCCTACGACGCGACCACTCATTTCGAAACAACTTGTAACGACATCAAGGACATCTACAAGCGCATGACAGGCAGTGACTTCGACTTTGAGAACATGAAGCGTAAACAGAACGACGTCTTCGGCGAGGACGAGCAGTGAGGGGTGGAGAAGTGACGGAGGAGTGGAGAGGCAATGGTCAGATGGAGGGCAGAGATGGGGCGGGCTGAACGGGATTTACTGTGCTGGGTTCAGAAGTCACACAGAACAGAATCGACAATGCAACAAGGTTGTAAATCTCTTTCAACCAGCCTTATCTTTCCCAGAGTGCTCTTTGCTCATTGTCTCCACACCCCTCCGGTGTCTCTGTTCAGATACTTACAGTTcagcacacagacacacaaacgcTCTATCGCTCACATTCCACAACTCTGCACTACAAAGTGGGCTCACACCACCATGCTACTCTAGATTCTTACACAAGCGGTATGCATCGTTTGCGCAAAATATCCTGTTGAAGTGAAACACGTGTCTTTTTGTTCTCTGAATATCGTCTTTGACTGAAGCCCATACATGTGAACGATTCCTCGAATATTGAAGAAGATTTAAAACAGTTTCTCATCAACTTTCGTGAAGTATCCCCAACTGTCCTCAGACTGTTAGATAGCATACTGTCGTCACTTTGACATTTAACAGTTTCACGTGAACAGCGGCCTTCCCGTACTTTCGGAAAGTGTCACTGACAAACGTATAGTACTATCATCAAACGCGTCGCTCTCACCGTTAAACACCACATTTTGACACCTGGACAAAGGATGTAATATGATATTGATAGTATGCAAAATGCATAAAGTTGTAcgaaattaaaatgaactgacAGTCTCATATCACTACATTTCCTGCTCTACAACTCATTGGTCTTTAAAGttatttaattctttttttatgattattattggtggattttttttttggacaactAAATTGAATGAGATGTATAATATGCAGTATAGAAGTGAATTGTAAGCCATTAACTTGTAACTAACATTACGATCTTTGTGCTAAGTTAAAAACATTGTATGGCCTCACAATTTCtaatgaccttattctacattcctCATCTTcctgcattcatttattttgtagtGAAAACTGATGTTATCGAATGCAAATGTGTGCGAAAACGCACTCGGTATGTTACGGGAAACGAGTCTTAAGAACGTGGAAGCAATTTTCACTCCCACAGCTGCAGAAGTAAATGATAATGTGAATTTAATGAGTGTCAgatcttttgttatttgatAGTAGCCATATCCCGTTGGTATTCTGGCTTTTGTAAACCAGTCTGACTCCAGTCTACTAAATACTACATACATGCTTTAACTTTCGATCGTGATGAACACTATGCCTCTCCCTGTGTACTGTAAAGATTCCCACTGCATCTTTGAATTCTCTTCCATTTTATCAGTGATTGACACATGTAGTCTCCGCATTTACACTTGGCTGTTTGAAACCACAAGGCAAACTTAGTATTGAACTCTGACTGGTCATGTTTTCATCATTACTTCTATCTCTAATCATGCTCGTTTTTGTTTCAGAATGAGTTGAATTGCCATGAATAGTTATAGTAGACACTAGTCCGGACCAGATGATCATGGTGTGCTGTTTGAATTCTCACCGTACAGCTTTCAGTGTAGAATTTACAAGCATTGTCATGTTGTTTTCCATATTCGCCTTTGCTGAGAAAAAAGCctctgacagtagttttttcccctctttatttttaatggaaaacaAGGAGTGTGACAGTTTTATTACATTCTTGAAATTTATTGGGCCAAAGTCACTTACGGCCTTATAGATTCACATAGAAGCATACAGGTCTTGAACTCTTCCTTAGTGCACAAATTAGGTTGTGAATTAATGATAACTGGAATCAAATAGAATTACGCTGCATTGCTATATTTGTTATCTTTTGCACCTCTCCAACATATTGTTGCATATGTTTGGATTAACTgttttgtactgtatttattttcattttgtctttcattttcaatgttgaaacaactaaacatctttaaaaaaaaaaactgacacaCAAACTCGACGATTTTAAGTTGTGAATTTCATCTCGTGTTTGAGCAGTCTTGtgcaacaaaaataaatatgaataaaataaatctttctTTGGTTATGTTTGATTATTGGCACACATGAAGGATTTCCTTTTCCTAACGGGACAAAGTAAAGCGTTCAATACTCATTAATAATGTACAATATTTTATAAGATCACTTTCCACAATTCTcgttatattattttaaatggatgcatatatatacacacacacacatatttatgcAAACTAACTGTAAGCAtagaaaaaatatttgattatcTCAAggcaaatattaaatatgacttctattaaatgtgaaatggttcattatattgtaatttattataGATATGCACTtgatgtacactaccattcaaaagtttggggtcggtaagactgctaaatggttttgaaagaagtctcatgctcaccaaggctgcatttatttgatcaaaaattaagtaaaaacagaaatcttgttaaatatatctataatttaaaagaactgtttgctatttaaatatattttaaaatgtaatttattcctgtgatggcaaagctgaattttcagcatcattactccagttttcagtgtcacatgatccttcagaaatcagtcaaTGCAGTGTCAAATGCAGTGTCAGTTGTGCtactaaatacttttttttttcaggattgtttgattaatagaaagttcaaaagaacaggatttattttgaaacttttgaaaggtagcgTACCATTATGTTCAAATACAAATATTTGGACCAATCAATGCTtcgaaaacatatttaaattcatCACAGTTGTGTGTATTCTTAGTCTCTGTTTTATCCCCAATCAGATGTTTTTGCACTGTCAAATAGCACAAGATTCAAGTTCCAGTGTCTTTTCTATACCTTTTGTAATTCTGTAGGTGTAGAAATATGGTAAGAGGGTTATCTATTGGTGATCCACGACATAACTCTCGTAGGACTGGCCCAGAAGTCTTTCTACATCCACCTTTGGCACTACCCAACATTGAGCTGAGTGTCGCTTCATGGATGAGTCCTTCAGATTCTTGTCTTGTAGAGTGACAGGAAAACGCTCATCTCCTTTCTTTATGAAGCCCATGGCCAACGAAGTGTTCTTATTTGTTTGTGCATGATGGAAACCTGCTTGATCCATTACCCTTATGACCTCTAAATGGGTATGTTGAAATTGGCCTGTAAGTGGAAAAGGATACCCAAACAAGATCCTCAGAAATGGGAAAAttcagctgaaaacccatctcaCTGAataagtttttttaaaaatgctgtgtTACCTACCCAACAGCCCTTGAGTGAGGTGAGAGAGCCCCTTTCCATCGGCAATATAGAAGCCCAGGTGCTCCATTTGAAAGTATTTGGGATGGCTGTAACGATGGAAGAGAATGAAGAACTGCACACCAACGCCGAGCTCAATCCAACAGCCATGGTGCTCTTCGACCGTGATTCTTAGTCTGTGTCGCTCCACAGATCCTCTCTGATTGGTGGGCAGCGTCTCGACTTCCTTCCCTTCCACCTTTACTACCACTGAGTCCAGTGTTAATGTGACCATAACAGCATCTTTGGCAGCAGTGATAGAAATCCTGTCAAAGAAGGTACGAGTACGATTCTCCATCCCCTCCTTAAAAGGAGCCATTATTAAATGCCCATCCACAATAAATCCTAAATCAGAAAACAGGAATTAGAGACATCAATTATGTTAAGGAATATCTATAaatagtaggggtgtgacgagacgggtatctcacgagacgagacgagactcgagattgagttcacgagacgagacgagacaagatttttacacactatttttaagaaatcctcaatggcgaaatacgtgactagaaaaaatattctgcaggtgtatttgaaatgttttaactaatcatctcgtaatgaatgtcatttcagttctactttcttagtatgaattatcatatgcagtaaaagacaacaatactcaagtactgtaaaaggttttgccacaaactcaactgactgacttctcttctgtatttcagtctcttcagaccttactgtacatgatttatgagcttctacaacctttgacctcctaactgaactcctttccacaaactgatcatagaaatgaaaacagtataaataaaaatgttaacactttacaataaggtctcatttattaacattaacattaattaaccaacatcaactaataatgagcaatatatttgctacagtatttattaatctttgttaatgttagttaataaaaatagtcattcattgttagttcatgatagttcacagtgcattaactaatgttaacaaatgaaaccttattgtttgtgcttaataagattaagagaaactgttatttgtttttatggtaacactttacaataagtgcaaccataatcg of the Megalobrama amblycephala isolate DHTTF-2021 linkage group LG24, ASM1881202v1, whole genome shotgun sequence genome contains:
- the gdi1 gene encoding rab GDP dissociation inhibitor alpha, yielding MDEEYDVIVLGTGLTECILSGIMSVNGKKVLHMDRNPYYGGESSSITPLEELYKRFGISDSPPESMGRGRDWNVDLIPKFLMANGQLVKMLLYTEVTRYLDFKVVEGSFVYKGGKIYKVPSTETEALASNLMGMFEKRRFRKFLVFVANFDENDPKTFEGVDPKLTTMGEVYKKFDLGQDVVDFTGHALALYRTDDYLEQPCLETINRIKLYSESLARYGKSPYLYPLYGLGELPQGFARLSAIYGGTYMLNKPVDEIVMEGGHVVGVKSEGEVARCKQLICDPSYIPDRVHKVGQVIRVICVLSHPIKNTNDANSCQIIIPQNQVNRKSDIYVCMISYAHNVAAQGKYIAIASTTVETSDPEAEIEPALELLEPIDQKFVAISDMYEPTDDGTDSQIFASRSYDATTHFETTCNDIKDIYKRMTGSDFDFENMKRKQNDVFGEDEQ